The following coding sequences are from one Archocentrus centrarchus isolate MPI-CPG fArcCen1 chromosome 4, fArcCen1, whole genome shotgun sequence window:
- the LOC115778911 gene encoding integumentary mucin C.1-like, translated as MTTEVPTTTTEVPTTSTEALTRTSDVPSTTTEVPTTTTEVPTTTTEVPTTTTEAPTTTTEASTTTTEASSTTTAAPTTTTEVPTTTTGVPTRSTEASTTTSDAPTTTTEVPTTTTEASSTTTAAPTTTTEAPTATTESVTTTTEAPTTTTEVPTTTEVPTTTTEAPTTTTEASTTTTEASSATTAAPTTTTEAPTATTETPTTTIEAPATTTEVHRSLNYNK; from the exons ATGACAACAGAagtcccaacaacgacaacagaggtcccaaccacgtCCACAGAAGCCTTAACCAGAACAAGTGATGTCCCAAGCACGACAACAGAGGttccaaccacaacaacagaggtgcCAACCACAAcgacagaggtcccaaccacgacaacagaggccccaaccacaacaacagaggcctcaaccacaacaacagaggcttcaagtactacaacagctgccccaaccacaacaacagaggtcccaacaacgacaacagggGTCCCAACCAGGTCCACAGAAGCCTCAACTACAACAAGTGAtgctccaacaacaacaacagaggtgccaaccacaacaacagaggcttcaagtactacaacagctgccccaaccacaacaactgaggcTCCAACAGCAACCACAGAGTCTGTAACGACAACGactgaggccccaaccacgacaacagaagttccaaccacaacagaggtcccaaccacgacaacagaggccccaaccacaacaacagaggcctcaaccacaacaacagaggcttcaagtgctacaacagctgccccaaccacaacaactgaggcTCCAACAGCAACCACAGAGACCCCAACGACAACAATTGAGGCTccagccacgacaacagag GTCCACAGAAGCCTCAACTACAACAAGTGA